The following proteins are encoded in a genomic region of Thalassophryne amazonica chromosome 5, fThaAma1.1, whole genome shotgun sequence:
- the LOC117509878 gene encoding protein FAM163B has product MSAGTVVIAGGVLATVILLTIVAVLCLCRLQYYCCQREESEKGEEEEPELATMSPSHPLALCAPPTPPTPDHHIDKPDTYPPTFLTEANGSASCSPTPPPRRCHRSHPLCHLCARCSLPFYLQHPHRLCNGSCKYSYRTMQQQDLDLPLDLARLYQKLNVIRSVTMREVVSHSISTDV; this is encoded by the exons ATGTCCGCCGGGACCGTGGTCATCGCAGGAGGAGTTCTGGCTACAGTCATCTTACTGACCATCGTCGCTGTGCTGTGTTTATGTAGGCTGCAG TATTACTGCTGTCAGAGAGAGGAGTCTGAGAAGGGGGAAGAGGAGGAACCAGAGCTCGCCACCATGTCACCGTCCCACCCCCTGGCTctctgtgctcctcccacaccacCCACCCCCGACCACCACATCGACAAGCCCGACACCTATCCGCCCACCTTCCTGACTGAGGCCAACGGCTCTGCCAGCTGCTCTCCCACCCCGCCACCACGCAGATGTCACCGCTCACATCCTTTGTGCCATTTGTGTGCACGCTGCTCGCTGCCCTTTTACCTGCAGCACCCACACAGGCTGTGCAACGGCAGCTGCAAGTACAGCTACAGGACCATGCAGCAGCAGGATCTGGACCTGCCGCTGGACCTGGCCAGACTGTACCAGAAGCTCAACGTCATTCGCTCCGTCACCATGAGAGAGGTTGTCAGTCACAGTATCAGCACTGACGTCTAG